The Peribacillus sp. FSL E2-0218 genome contains a region encoding:
- a CDS encoding GH25 family lysozyme, giving the protein MTHIKGIDVSHWQGAIQWGKVAKDGVQFVFIKATEGTNYSKLSYFKENAPKALAAGLKVGAYHYAKFSNVAEARTEAAYFLDAICSIALNYPLVLDLEENKKATGKHALTDAAIAFLEAVERAGHAAMLYTGKSFLENALDESRLANYPLWIARYNSILGRSADIWQHSDSGKVDGIGTKVDLNIAYRDFSKTINAFKAPARSSEYEEPSSIYIVKGGDTLSRIAKKYETTVSSLVGLNGIEDPNKIYIGQKLWIK; this is encoded by the coding sequence ATGACACATATAAAGGGCATTGATGTATCGCATTGGCAGGGTGCAATCCAGTGGGGAAAGGTTGCAAAGGATGGAGTTCAGTTTGTTTTCATCAAAGCAACGGAGGGAACGAATTATTCTAAGCTTTCCTATTTTAAGGAAAATGCCCCCAAAGCTTTGGCGGCGGGTTTGAAGGTGGGGGCTTATCACTATGCCAAATTTTCCAATGTGGCAGAAGCAAGGACTGAGGCCGCCTACTTTTTGGATGCGATTTGTTCCATTGCTTTAAATTATCCTCTGGTGCTTGACCTTGAAGAGAATAAAAAAGCGACAGGAAAACATGCACTGACGGATGCGGCCATTGCTTTTCTGGAAGCAGTGGAACGAGCCGGGCATGCTGCCATGCTTTATACGGGAAAATCCTTTCTTGAAAATGCGTTGGATGAATCAAGGTTGGCTAATTATCCCTTGTGGATTGCCCGCTACAACAGCATTCTGGGACGGAGCGCAGACATTTGGCAGCATTCCGATTCAGGAAAAGTGGATGGTATCGGGACGAAGGTGGATTTAAATATTGCCTATCGAGATTTTTCCAAGACTATAAATGCCTTTAAGGCACCCGCTAGGTCGAGTGAATACGAAGAACCATCCTCCATATACATCGTAAAGGGAGGCGACACGCTTAGCAGGATTGCCAAAAAATATGAAACGACCGTATCGTCGTTAGTCGGTCTTAACGGGATTGAAGATCCAAACAAAATTTATATCGGTCAAAAATTATGGATTAAGTGA
- a CDS encoding AzlD domain-containing protein codes for MEIRWGIFLIIAGAAIVTFIPRVVPLMVLSRIELPEWGMRWLNYVPISVMAALISQEVLVHDGKFSSITDNVQLLAAIPTFLIAIKTRSLLVTVLSGVTFFMLFRWVIS; via the coding sequence ATGGAAATAAGATGGGGTATTTTTTTGATCATTGCAGGAGCGGCTATTGTTACTTTCATTCCAAGGGTAGTTCCACTAATGGTCCTTAGCCGTATCGAATTACCAGAGTGGGGGATGCGTTGGTTAAATTATGTTCCCATATCGGTCATGGCTGCATTGATAAGCCAGGAAGTATTGGTTCATGATGGGAAGTTTTCTTCAATAACCGATAATGTCCAGCTATTGGCTGCCATTCCGACTTTTTTAATTGCGATAAAGACACGTAGTTTATTAGTAACGGTCCTCTCCGGCGTCACTTTTTTCATGTTGTTCCGTTGGGTTATTTCTTGA
- a CDS encoding Rrf2 family transcriptional regulator has translation MHMKTGVEQSVYAMLLLNFLPEKAVLSGDVISQQLGGSATYFQKILRKLVSADLLTSVPGIKGGFKLKKRPEDIRIYDVYLAVEGKQSLYSSSGIFHDMLNLKEKDICLLSDLMEEAETSWKTILKRETIASLTEEINKKCPKENLQMLKKVVNEKMVL, from the coding sequence TTGCATATGAAGACAGGGGTCGAGCAATCCGTTTATGCCATGTTGCTGCTTAATTTTCTCCCCGAAAAAGCTGTATTGTCTGGAGACGTGATCAGTCAGCAATTAGGGGGATCAGCAACTTATTTCCAAAAGATATTAAGGAAATTAGTCAGTGCTGATCTGCTGACCTCCGTTCCCGGTATAAAAGGGGGGTTTAAATTAAAAAAACGTCCTGAAGATATACGTATATATGACGTTTATCTTGCAGTAGAAGGGAAGCAGTCCCTATATTCATCAAGTGGCATTTTTCATGACATGCTTAATTTGAAGGAGAAGGATATTTGCTTGCTGTCAGATTTGATGGAAGAGGCGGAGACATCGTGGAAAACCATTCTCAAACGTGAAACCATCGCATCTCTGACTGAAGAAATAAACAAAAAATGTCCTAAGGAAAATTTGCAAATGTTAAAAAAAGTGGTGAATGAAAAAATGGTTTTATAG
- a CDS encoding general stress protein, protein MSKQVVGIYENGEEAVKVVEELLIQGYKRDEISIVAKDRKETKVIERKTGTKAEEGLATGAATGGVIGGAAGLLAGAGALAIPGIGPLLAAGPIVSALAGVAVGAGTGGLAGTLIGLGISERAAERYETGIKAGKVLILVDNDIKEGPPTYRR, encoded by the coding sequence ATGAGTAAGCAAGTGGTTGGAATATATGAAAACGGTGAAGAAGCAGTAAAAGTGGTAGAAGAGCTTTTGATACAAGGGTATAAACGTGATGAAATATCCATTGTTGCAAAAGATCGCAAGGAAACAAAAGTGATTGAAAGAAAAACGGGTACGAAAGCCGAAGAAGGATTAGCTACAGGTGCCGCCACAGGGGGAGTTATTGGCGGGGCGGCAGGTCTGCTTGCCGGTGCGGGTGCATTGGCCATTCCAGGAATCGGACCCCTGCTTGCCGCTGGACCGATTGTATCTGCACTGGCTGGAGTGGCGGTAGGGGCAGGAACCGGTGGATTGGCTGGTACCTTGATTGGATTGGGCATTTCGGAAAGAGCCGCGGAAAGATACGAGACTGGTATTAAAGCCGGGAAAGTTTTAATATTAGTGGATAATGATATTAAAGAAGGTCCCCCTACTTACAGGAGATGA
- a CDS encoding DUF2383 domain-containing protein: MEKQNQTIETLNKFLQGIYMGVHSYEHFIKKLQQTSLKDSFISIQKDQKNHAAIISERIQHLGGTPVTSEGMIGKVEGAIGNLFERNHTDEEIIKHAIKGENIYGIRMSEDLVRDKLDEESLGLVHKILDKDREHVDFLKSLLHS; encoded by the coding sequence GTGGAAAAACAAAACCAAACGATTGAGACGCTGAATAAATTTTTACAAGGGATATACATGGGCGTACATAGCTATGAACACTTTATAAAAAAACTGCAACAAACTTCATTGAAAGATTCATTCATTTCCATTCAGAAAGACCAAAAAAACCATGCAGCCATCATTTCTGAGCGAATTCAACATTTGGGCGGAACACCTGTAACGAGTGAAGGAATGATTGGAAAGGTTGAAGGCGCAATCGGAAATTTATTCGAAAGGAACCACACTGATGAGGAAATCATCAAACATGCCATCAAAGGTGAAAATATTTATGGGATTAGAATGTCCGAGGACCTCGTAAGGGATAAGCTTGATGAAGAAAGTCTTGGCCTGGTCCATAAAATTCTTGATAAAGACCGGGAACACGTGGATTTCCTAAAGTCTCTTTTACATTCCTAG
- a CDS encoding MDR family MFS transporter encodes MEKKNKVGVIIVALLLATLMASMDNTIVATAIGTIVGDLGGFDKLMWVTSAYMVAEMAGMPIFGKLSDMYGRKRFFIFGLIVFMIGSALCGTADSIIQLSIYRAIQGIGGGALVPIAFTIMFDVVSPEKRGKIGGLFGAAYGISSIFGPLLGAYITDYIHWSWIFYINLPIGLIAFIMISFFSKESVEHSKQKIDYLGASTLVASILCLMFALELGGKEYAWNSSMIFGLFFAFALLMIVFILVERRAEEPIITFGMFKNRLYSTSNVMAIFSGAAFITASVYIPIFIQGVFGGSATNSGLVLLPMMVGSVITAAGGGFLLSKFTYRTIMIATLALLVAGISLLTTLTTDSTRFTVTIFMILIGLGIGSSFSVLSNAAIHGFTSKQRGSASSTLSFTRELGMALGITIFGIIQSHLFTNKLTSMFSSGGTGQDGLQLGDPSKILTPETREKIPPEILDKMTEALSSSLVHTFAWAIIPSVLALVAAIAMSKEKFDPASELEEFSDLHER; translated from the coding sequence ATGGAAAAGAAAAATAAGGTGGGGGTCATCATAGTGGCGTTGCTGCTGGCAACCCTGATGGCCTCAATGGATAACACCATAGTGGCTACGGCAATTGGAACGATCGTAGGAGATTTAGGGGGCTTTGACAAATTAATGTGGGTGACTTCTGCCTATATGGTGGCAGAAATGGCTGGTATGCCGATTTTCGGCAAATTATCGGATATGTATGGACGAAAGCGTTTCTTTATCTTCGGCCTCATTGTTTTCATGATTGGTTCTGCATTATGCGGTACAGCAGATTCGATCATTCAGCTAAGCATTTACCGGGCAATCCAAGGTATCGGCGGCGGTGCTCTCGTGCCCATTGCCTTCACGATCATGTTTGATGTGGTTTCTCCGGAGAAACGAGGCAAAATAGGCGGTTTATTTGGTGCCGCGTACGGTATTTCCAGTATTTTCGGTCCGCTTCTAGGTGCATATATTACGGATTATATCCATTGGTCGTGGATTTTTTACATCAATTTACCAATAGGGCTGATTGCATTCATCATGATTTCGTTTTTCTCCAAAGAGTCCGTCGAGCATTCCAAGCAGAAAATCGACTATCTTGGCGCGTCAACACTTGTCGCTTCCATTCTTTGTTTGATGTTTGCCCTGGAACTTGGAGGAAAGGAATATGCATGGAACTCCAGTATGATTTTTGGTTTATTCTTTGCCTTTGCCCTGCTTATGATTGTTTTTATCTTGGTCGAACGACGGGCAGAGGAACCTATCATTACCTTTGGGATGTTCAAAAATCGCCTCTATTCAACTAGTAATGTAATGGCCATATTCAGCGGTGCAGCTTTCATTACGGCCTCTGTCTACATTCCGATCTTTATACAAGGGGTATTTGGCGGTTCTGCTACGAATTCAGGCCTTGTCCTTCTTCCCATGATGGTAGGGTCTGTCATTACAGCTGCAGGCGGCGGTTTCTTATTGTCCAAGTTTACTTACCGGACCATCATGATAGCGACTTTAGCGCTTCTCGTCGCAGGAATCTCATTGCTCACGACATTAACAACCGATTCCACTCGCTTCACCGTCACGATTTTTATGATTTTAATCGGTCTCGGAATAGGATCTTCCTTCTCTGTCTTAAGTAATGCAGCAATCCATGGGTTTACCTCAAAGCAGCGCGGATCTGCCAGCTCAACGCTCAGTTTTACGCGTGAACTGGGAATGGCATTGGGCATTACCATATTCGGCATAATCCAAAGCCATCTGTTTACAAATAAATTAACCTCCATGTTCAGCAGCGGCGGTACTGGGCAGGATGGTTTACAATTAGGGGATCCTAGTAAAATCTTGACTCCTGAAACTCGTGAAAAGATTCCACCCGAAATCTTGGATAAAATGACAGAGGCATTGTCCTCATCACTCGTTCATACGTTTGCATGGGCAATCATCCCATCCGTCCTCGCGCTTGTGGCCGCAATTGCCATGAGCAAGGAGAAATTCGATCCAGCATCCGAACTTGAGGAATTTTCAGATTTACACGAACGGTAA
- a CDS encoding nuclear transport factor 2 family protein — MKNLEKYFDLFDQSRTSEKAMEELVSLFSDDIVFILNGHEKKGMENWKLFVKMVFQENSDIKHMFEGWRKVEGTDLFETPWAVCGKRSSGTVFTQTGKDIARLNDDGKISYLENIPDNTDMFANYKN; from the coding sequence ATGAAAAATTTAGAGAAATATTTTGATTTATTCGATCAATCAAGAACAAGTGAAAAAGCTATGGAAGAATTGGTGTCATTATTTTCGGACGATATTGTTTTCATCCTAAATGGTCATGAAAAAAAGGGAATGGAAAACTGGAAGTTGTTCGTTAAGATGGTATTCCAAGAAAATAGTGATATTAAACATATGTTTGAAGGATGGAGAAAAGTGGAAGGAACCGATCTTTTTGAAACACCGTGGGCGGTGTGTGGCAAACGGTCATCGGGAACGGTATTCACGCAAACTGGCAAAGATATAGCTCGATTGAATGATGATGGCAAAATCAGTTATTTAGAAAATATTCCGGACAACACGGACATGTTTGCCAATTATAAAAATTGA
- a CDS encoding VOC family protein has product MIKGLYEAHLPVSNLENSMKFYGKLDLEIAYQSEKVVFFWLEKGKSWLGLWEANQVGIPYHPSIRHVALRMDMEDMTSAKAWLNSKGIKIRTAFDLTEEHQPLVLDNNPQAHAAIYFNDPDGNSLELIAPLRLDFEQSLGEISLEDWYRRNADPS; this is encoded by the coding sequence ATGATAAAAGGTCTTTACGAAGCACATTTACCTGTAAGTAATCTTGAAAACTCCATGAAATTTTATGGAAAATTGGATTTGGAAATTGCCTATCAGAGTGAAAAAGTAGTTTTCTTCTGGCTTGAGAAAGGCAAAAGTTGGCTTGGTCTATGGGAAGCAAACCAAGTGGGAATTCCGTATCATCCTTCCATACGACATGTAGCTTTACGAATGGATATGGAGGACATGACATCAGCAAAAGCTTGGTTGAATAGTAAGGGTATCAAGATTCGTACAGCCTTTGACTTAACCGAAGAACACCAACCTTTAGTTCTTGATAACAATCCACAGGCTCACGCAGCTATTTATTTTAACGACCCAGACGGAAATTCGCTTGAGTTGATTGCTCCTTTGAGATTGGATTTTGAACAATCCCTTGGAGAGATCTCATTGGAGGATTGGTATAGACGAAATGCTGATCCGAGCTAA
- a CDS encoding AEC family transporter, translating to MDYSIVFESVLLIGLMILVGVILSYLNPLNEHNKQTYSMIIVNVAMPCIVLSSIFKVDINQEMLWNILIVFILSLAINLFGIGIGGLLVTLCSPGNAFRREISLLSGLGNTGFIGIPLCATLLGPEGAMYAAIFDAGMDMVIWTVGVMILQKSKSFSLSSMKSMLNMPTVAIVLGLSFAFANYHPPHIFVSLTNQLAALASPLAMFYIGLLIMSITKSQFLSAKSKIFIPAAIKLVVLPLVVFALIKMMEMDRLLSETLLIQAMMPALTLAPILFGKYGANDKLGAITTIITTIISMISIPLFLFILTKFHYL from the coding sequence GTGGATTACTCTATTGTGTTTGAATCGGTACTTTTGATCGGCTTAATGATTTTAGTGGGGGTGATCCTCTCGTACCTGAACCCCCTTAATGAACACAACAAGCAAACGTATTCGATGATTATCGTTAATGTGGCCATGCCGTGTATCGTCTTATCAAGTATTTTCAAAGTGGATATCAACCAAGAGATGTTATGGAATATCTTGATCGTTTTTATTCTTTCTCTAGCGATCAACCTTTTTGGAATTGGAATTGGCGGGTTGCTGGTTACCCTTTGCAGCCCTGGAAACGCATTCCGTCGGGAAATTTCCCTGCTATCAGGCTTGGGGAATACCGGATTTATCGGCATTCCATTATGTGCCACTCTATTAGGACCAGAGGGGGCAATGTATGCAGCCATTTTCGATGCCGGCATGGATATGGTCATTTGGACAGTAGGTGTGATGATCCTGCAAAAATCCAAATCCTTCTCGCTTTCCTCTATGAAGTCCATGCTCAATATGCCTACAGTGGCGATAGTGCTTGGGTTGAGTTTTGCTTTTGCAAATTATCACCCACCCCATATTTTTGTCAGCTTAACAAACCAATTGGCTGCATTGGCATCACCGTTAGCGATGTTTTACATTGGGCTGTTGATCATGTCCATAACCAAATCGCAATTCCTGTCTGCCAAAAGCAAAATATTCATTCCGGCCGCCATTAAACTAGTTGTCTTGCCTCTGGTTGTATTTGCGCTAATAAAAATGATGGAAATGGACAGACTCCTTTCGGAAACCTTATTAATCCAAGCGATGATGCCTGCTCTTACTTTAGCTCCCATCCTGTTCGGCAAATATGGTGCGAACGATAAACTGGGAGCCATTACAACGATAATCACGACAATCATATCCATGATTTCAATTCCATTATTCCTATTCATATTGACTAAATTCCATTATCTCTAG
- a CDS encoding TerC family protein, which yields MELTLLVEYGWVLIILIFLEGLLSADNALVLAIMSKHLPEGQQKKAINIGLLLAFIFRIGAIFIISYLFHVWQVQAIGAAYLIFISLKHLLKRDHEENDKKGKSYRMTVAQIALADIAFAVDSILAAVALVLALPDTPMGNIGGMDGAKFIVILLGAIAGLIVIRFAAGYFVKILTERPSLETAAMLLVGWVGVKLLMHTLAHPSVHIISHEFVEGPIWNIIFWSVMLLIALGGWFLSKEKTAKNDEE from the coding sequence ATGGAACTTACTTTATTAGTGGAGTATGGATGGGTGTTAATTATTTTAATATTTTTAGAAGGTTTATTATCTGCTGATAATGCATTGGTATTAGCCATCATGTCAAAGCATTTGCCAGAGGGGCAGCAAAAAAAAGCGATTAATATCGGATTGCTTTTAGCTTTTATATTTAGGATTGGTGCCATTTTCATCATTTCGTACCTTTTCCACGTTTGGCAAGTTCAAGCGATCGGTGCAGCGTATTTGATTTTCATTTCTTTAAAACATTTACTGAAAAGGGATCATGAGGAAAATGATAAAAAAGGGAAAAGCTACCGCATGACCGTTGCGCAAATAGCATTGGCCGATATCGCCTTTGCCGTTGATTCGATTTTAGCGGCAGTCGCTCTTGTTTTGGCGTTGCCGGATACGCCGATGGGGAATATCGGTGGCATGGATGGAGCTAAATTCATCGTGATCCTGCTAGGTGCGATAGCGGGCTTGATTGTCATCCGCTTTGCAGCAGGTTACTTCGTTAAGATATTGACGGAGCGCCCGAGTCTCGAGACTGCAGCCATGTTACTTGTCGGCTGGGTTGGGGTCAAGTTACTTATGCATACCCTCGCGCATCCATCCGTGCACATCATTTCACACGAGTTTGTAGAGGGCCCCATCTGGAATATAATCTTTTGGTCAGTCATGCTTCTTATCGCCTTGGGTGGCTGGTTTTTGTCTAAAGAAAAAACGGCAAAAAATGATGAAGAATAA
- a CDS encoding DHA2 family efflux MFS transporter permease subunit, with protein sequence MNLTNRKHSTIVALLLAGTFIALLNQTLMITAIPPVMKEMDITANSAQWLTTVFMLVNGIMIPVSAFLLERFTTRQLFLSAMGIFAIGTLVAGLAPSFGMLLLGRIIQSSGAGIMLPLMQTVFLMIFPVQKRGAAMGLVGLVISFAPAIGPALSGWVTETYSWRVLFFIILPVAIIDIIVAYFALKNVTEVTRPKVDVLSIVLSSMGFGGLLYGFTAAGNYGWTDGSTIISLGIGTISLVWFIKRQLRLKHPMLEFRVFTYSLFPYAIIIGAITFMGLIGAETLIPLFMQNMRGFTAFEAGLAILPGALITGLLSPFIGRIFDRIGARWLVMGGLLIITASSFTYMDVGPSTSFTFIMVVYSIRMFGLAMVMMPVSTAALNQLPKRLIAHGAAMDNTMKMIAASVGTAILVTVMTTATENAQARPEIIHPDMYGAQISFIVIAVLSLISLLISFKITDQKPAGKEFREREELKN encoded by the coding sequence TTGAATTTAACAAATAGAAAACATTCAACAATTGTTGCCCTGTTGCTTGCGGGTACGTTTATTGCGCTCTTGAATCAAACCTTAATGATTACCGCGATTCCACCTGTAATGAAGGAAATGGATATTACAGCCAATAGTGCACAGTGGCTAACTACCGTTTTTATGCTGGTTAATGGGATTATGATTCCTGTGAGCGCGTTTTTACTGGAGCGCTTTACCACCAGGCAGCTCTTCCTTTCAGCCATGGGGATTTTTGCTATTGGTACCTTGGTTGCGGGGCTAGCCCCTAGTTTTGGGATGCTGCTTCTAGGACGGATCATTCAGTCGAGCGGTGCCGGTATCATGCTCCCTTTAATGCAAACAGTCTTCCTCATGATTTTCCCGGTTCAAAAACGGGGTGCGGCTATGGGGTTGGTTGGGCTGGTCATTTCCTTCGCCCCTGCTATTGGTCCCGCTTTATCGGGCTGGGTTACGGAGACCTACTCTTGGAGGGTATTATTCTTTATCATTCTTCCAGTTGCTATTATTGATATCATCGTTGCGTACTTCGCTTTAAAAAATGTAACAGAAGTTACACGACCAAAAGTGGATGTGCTCTCTATTGTTTTATCTTCCATGGGTTTCGGTGGATTATTGTATGGATTCACAGCGGCAGGTAATTATGGCTGGACAGACGGGAGTACGATCATATCCCTAGGCATTGGAACGATTTCACTTGTTTGGTTTATCAAAAGGCAATTGAGATTGAAGCATCCAATGCTGGAGTTCCGAGTGTTCACGTATTCATTATTTCCGTATGCTATCATTATTGGAGCCATTACATTTATGGGGCTGATAGGAGCCGAAACACTCATCCCGCTATTTATGCAAAATATGCGCGGATTTACTGCGTTTGAAGCTGGGTTAGCTATACTCCCTGGAGCCCTCATTACCGGATTACTGTCCCCATTCATTGGACGTATTTTTGATCGGATTGGGGCGAGGTGGTTGGTTATGGGTGGATTACTCATCATAACCGCTTCCTCCTTTACTTATATGGATGTTGGTCCTTCGACAAGCTTCACATTTATTATGGTCGTGTATAGCATTCGGATGTTCGGATTGGCCATGGTTATGATGCCTGTTTCAACGGCAGCCTTAAACCAGCTTCCTAAACGGTTAATTGCTCATGGTGCAGCTATGGATAATACGATGAAAATGATTGCCGCTTCTGTAGGTACAGCGATACTTGTAACTGTTATGACAACAGCTACCGAAAATGCTCAAGCGCGTCCCGAGATCATACATCCTGATATGTATGGCGCGCAAATCTCATTTATTGTCATCGCTGTACTTTCACTGATTAGCCTCCTCATTTCTTTTAAAATAACGGATCAAAAACCAGCAGGAAAAGAGTTCAGAGAAAGAGAAGAATTAAAGAATTGA
- a CDS encoding GNAT family protein, which yields MFLHKIDEELSLKLLEANDAERVFEITNKSREYLREWLPWLDHTKELEDTKGFIQVCLRDFAENKSVNTGIMHKEQIVGVAGYNQLNWSNKTAYMGYWLGEEYQGNGMMTRVAKALTDYAFKELKLDKVEVRVALENQKSRGIPERLGFVNEGCIRQAEWLYTHYVDHIVYGMLAKDWSM from the coding sequence ATGTTCTTACATAAAATAGATGAGGAGTTATCATTGAAGCTGTTGGAAGCAAATGATGCAGAAAGAGTTTTCGAAATAACTAATAAATCCAGAGAATATCTGCGAGAATGGCTTCCTTGGTTGGATCATACAAAAGAACTTGAAGATACAAAAGGGTTCATTCAGGTTTGTTTAAGAGATTTTGCTGAAAACAAGAGCGTCAATACAGGTATTATGCATAAGGAACAAATTGTTGGCGTTGCAGGTTATAACCAATTAAATTGGTCAAATAAAACGGCATATATGGGTTATTGGCTCGGAGAAGAATATCAAGGAAATGGAATGATGACAAGGGTGGCTAAGGCATTGACTGATTATGCATTCAAAGAATTGAAACTGGATAAAGTGGAGGTTAGGGTTGCCTTGGAGAATCAGAAAAGCAGGGGGATTCCTGAAAGGTTAGGTTTTGTTAATGAAGGTTGTATCAGACAAGCAGAATGGCTGTATACCCATTATGTTGACCATATCGTTTACGGTATGTTAGCCAAGGATTGGAGCATGTAG
- a CDS encoding methyl-accepting chemotaxis protein, whose protein sequence is MLKMKNLKSTQLLEESAVLAAIERSLSMIEFDKDGHVLWANENFAKTMGYRVDEMPGLHHKRFCTEDFVTSIAYEQFWRNLRNGKSFQEKIKRITKSGQEIWLEATYTPVLDHIGKVCAVVKIATDITERETNARDVALRLQKMSEELHEKAELGFTRSQEASVATSKLVAGSKENMEILESLKLQAQSIRSIVKTIREIATQTNLLALNAAIEAARAGEHGRGFNVVAGEVRKLSNRVQDSIQEVNSHVEGITAEIAKISKVTAQSEEGIINNQTFNEQVVMAFKEVESASTQLDREVKSFKEIF, encoded by the coding sequence ATGTTAAAAATGAAAAATCTCAAAAGTACACAATTGTTGGAAGAAAGCGCTGTATTAGCCGCCATCGAAAGATCACTTTCCATGATTGAATTCGATAAAGACGGGCACGTACTTTGGGCGAATGAAAATTTTGCTAAAACGATGGGATACAGAGTGGATGAAATGCCAGGTCTCCATCATAAAAGATTTTGCACAGAGGACTTTGTAACAAGTATCGCTTATGAGCAATTTTGGAGAAATCTACGCAACGGAAAAAGCTTTCAGGAAAAAATAAAACGCATCACGAAATCAGGACAGGAAATATGGTTGGAGGCTACATATACGCCTGTCCTCGATCATATCGGAAAGGTTTGTGCCGTAGTAAAAATAGCAACGGACATTACAGAAAGAGAAACGAATGCGAGGGATGTGGCATTACGACTGCAGAAAATGTCCGAGGAACTGCATGAAAAAGCTGAACTTGGCTTCACAAGAAGTCAGGAAGCGTCCGTTGCAACCAGTAAGCTTGTGGCTGGATCAAAAGAGAATATGGAAATCCTCGAATCTCTGAAACTCCAAGCCCAATCGATTAGGAGCATTGTAAAGACGATCCGTGAAATAGCTACCCAAACCAATCTCCTTGCATTGAATGCTGCAATAGAAGCCGCTCGTGCCGGAGAACATGGGAGAGGGTTCAATGTAGTGGCAGGTGAAGTCAGAAAGCTTTCAAACCGGGTTCAAGACTCGATTCAGGAAGTCAATTCCCATGTAGAAGGCATTACGGCGGAAATAGCTAAAATTAGTAAAGTAACCGCGCAATCAGAAGAGGGTATCATAAATAACCAGACATTCAACGAGCAGGTTGTCATGGCGTTTAAAGAAGTGGAAAGCGCCTCTACCCAGCTGGATAGGGAGGTTAAATCCTTTAAAGAGATATTCTGA